In Deltaproteobacteria bacterium, the genomic stretch TAATCGATATTACACCATGAAGCGATTCGATATTTCTCTCGACAATATCTAATCCTATACCCCTACCAGAAATCTCAGTTACTTCTGCTGCCGTAGAAAAACCGGGGGCGAAAATATAATGTAATATTTCATCATCGCTAGGTTTAGCATCCTCAGCAATCAAACCTTGTTTACGCGCTTTTACGAGAATGCGGTTATGGTCAAGTCCTGCACCATCATCACTTATAATTATCTCAACACTCCCAGATTCATAATGTGCGCGCAATTGAATTGTGCCAACAACATTTTTATTTTTTTCATAACGGATAGCTGGTGTTTCGATGCCATGATCAACGGCGTTACGTACAAGATGAGTTAAGGGATCGCGTAAAGATTCAAGGACTGCCATATCAACTTCAACATCTTCACCTTTAATTATCAATTGCGCCTGTTTACCTCGCGTAACCGCAACATCACGTACTGTGCGTATATGTTGTCTAAAAGTTTGACCTACGGGAACCATCCGAAGTCTCATCACTTGTTCTTGTAATTCAAGGTATAGGCGTTCTGATTCAAGATGCGCGTCACGAATATTTTCAAGTGATTGCATCTCGTTGATAAGCAAATTGCTGATACGGCTTCGTGCGATTGCAATTTCACCTGTTAAATTTACAAGTCTATCAAGTTCGTTAACTGAGACGCGTAAAGTGCGTCGCCGATTAGTATAAACATATGACGTATTATTAGTTTCAGAGCTTGTGTTTACAATTGGTGTAGGCACTATTTGTTTAGCTGTTGGTTCAGCAACTTGATTATCCGTCGCAAAACGCGAAAGTATTCCTAAAATACTAACTTGAGTACCAGACAATTCGTCAGTACCGCTCATCGCGGCTGGCACCATCACGCGCCATTCATCAACAGCTTTCAATAAATGTGAGATGAGTTCATCAGTAACAGGAATGGTTTGTTGCCATAGTTGTTCTAATAAATCTTCTAAAGCATGGGCATACTGTGTCATTGCAGTAAAACCAACACAGGCCGCTGCTCCCTTTAATGTATGAGCGCTGCGAAATAATGATCGCTGCAAATCCTCGTTACAGCGATCACGATCGAGAGCGATAAGAGATTGCTCCATACCATCAAGATGCTCTTCAGCTTCAACTTCAAATTCTCTAAGAATATCTTCGCGACTTATTTCCATGAAGAGCGTCCCTTGCTTTACTTACTTAGATAGCTCTCAGCTGTCTGCTACTGTCTTATGTAATTTAGTTGTATATAAAGCCATTCCAGCATGCACTGCCAAAAGTTCAAAAAGTTCACGATCTATAGCTTCGATTCCTGCTTTTTGAGGTAACAAACGATATAGAACAACTGCACCAATAGTTTTATCAATTATACGTAAAGGCACACATGCAGTAACTGGGTATGGATGACCAGCCATTGGAAGTGGGGCTTCTGAAGCAACAAATACTTTACCTTCACGTAAAGCTTGTGCGATAGGATCATCAACAATAGCGATATTATTGACTTGTTCTTTATCAACACCCATACCAGCTAAATATTTTAAAGTTTTGGCGTTCGTGTTTACTTCATAAATCGAATGTTGTTCGCAACCTATTAAGTTAATTACTATCTCTTGCATGATGCTCAATACTTCATCACTAGATAAAGTTTCATGTAAGCGATAGCTGGCTACATAAAGATTGGCGAGATGAGCATTTTTCTGTTCAAGACTTAAATATCTTTGTGTTGCATTGAGATTTTCTTGTTCAAGACGTGCTAATTCTTCTTTATTAAGGCCTAAATGATTATTTATTTGAATGTCACGCTGCCGTCTTAAGT encodes the following:
- a CDS encoding GAF domain-containing protein, with translation MVERDHKAAYILDVAEMTRKYLRELQQENERLRSLLAASDSERKQLYVEIRDLRRQRDIQINNHLGLNKEELARLEQENLNATQRYLSLEQKNAHLANLYVASYRLHETLSSDEVLSIMQEIVINLIGCEQHSIYEVNTNAKTLKYLAGMGVDKEQVNNIAIVDDPIAQALREGKVFVASEAPLPMAGHPYPVTACVPLRIIDKTIGAVVLYRLLPQKAGIEAIDRELFELLAVHAGMALYTTKLHKTVADS
- a CDS encoding Hpt domain-containing protein, with the protein product MEISREDILREFEVEAEEHLDGMEQSLIALDRDRCNEDLQRSLFRSAHTLKGAAACVGFTAMTQYAHALEDLLEQLWQQTIPVTDELISHLLKAVDEWRVMVPAAMSGTDELSGTQVSILGILSRFATDNQVAEPTAKQIVPTPIVNTSSETNNTSYVYTNRRRTLRVSVNELDRLVNLTGEIAIARSRISNLLINEMQSLENIRDAHLESERLYLELQEQVMRLRMVPVGQTFRQHIRTVRDVAVTRGKQAQLIIKGEDVEVDMAVLESLRDPLTHLVRNAVDHGIETPAIRYEKNKNVVGTIQLRAHYESGSVEIIISDDGAGLDHNRILVKARKQGLIAEDAKPSDDEILHYIFAPGFSTAAEVTEISGRGIGLDIVERNIESLHGVISI